A window of the Verrucomicrobiia bacterium genome harbors these coding sequences:
- a CDS encoding LysR family transcriptional regulator, with amino-acid sequence MQIESLKVFTDLAETESFTKAAQINSVTQSAVSQQISSLERHFKSILIERSKKKFRLTREGQVLYEYSKQIIQTYDALQNRIQEIKDIVSGTIRVSTIYSIGLHDLPPYLKQFLKQFPTVNVHVEYRRANQVYDDVLGNVVDIGLVAYPQKELRLEVIPLREDPMVLICHPQHPFAKAKQIKLKQIAGQKFVGFEPDIPTRRAIDKVFKDHGVSLMPVMEFDNIETVKRAVEIDAGISIVPHNTILQEVSKQTLVEVKIEDAEFFRPLAVIYKKSKVLSPAMKQFITILKN; translated from the coding sequence ATGCAAATTGAGAGTCTGAAAGTTTTTACTGATCTTGCGGAAACGGAGAGTTTTACGAAGGCAGCCCAAATCAACAGCGTGACGCAGTCCGCTGTGAGCCAGCAGATCAGTTCGCTGGAACGCCACTTCAAATCCATCCTCATCGAGCGCAGCAAGAAGAAGTTCCGGCTGACCCGTGAAGGACAGGTCCTTTACGAGTACAGCAAACAGATTATCCAAACTTACGATGCTCTGCAGAACCGCATCCAAGAGATCAAAGACATCGTTTCTGGCACGATCCGCGTCTCCACGATTTACAGCATCGGTTTGCATGACCTGCCGCCGTATCTGAAGCAATTCCTGAAGCAGTTCCCGACAGTGAACGTGCATGTGGAATATCGCCGCGCGAATCAGGTGTATGATGACGTGCTCGGCAATGTGGTGGACATCGGCCTCGTGGCTTATCCGCAGAAGGAACTACGCCTGGAAGTGATCCCCTTGCGCGAAGACCCCATGGTGCTCATCTGCCATCCGCAGCATCCCTTCGCCAAGGCGAAGCAGATCAAGCTCAAGCAGATCGCAGGACAGAAATTCGTGGGCTTCGAGCCGGATATCCCGACACGCCGCGCCATCGACAAGGTGTTCAAGGATCACGGTGTCTCGCTGATGCCGGTGATGGAGTTCGACAACATTGAGACGGTCAAACGCGCTGTGGAAATCGATGCTGGTATCTCCATCGTGCCGCACAACACCATCCTGCAAGAAGTCTCCAAGCAAACGCTGGTGGAAGTGAAGATCGAAGACGCAGAATTCTTCCGTCCGCTCGCGGTGATCTACAAGAAGAGCAAAGTGCTCTCCCCGGCGATGAAGCAGTTCATCACGATACTGAAGAACTGA
- a CDS encoding LysR substrate-binding domain-containing protein produces the protein MELRHLRYFTVVAEELNFRRAAERLHLTRPALSKQIKDLEDELGVRLLERNTVRASLTDAGRVYLVEAQQILAHAQRAAALAKEAAAGRRGTLTVGSAGALAPIFLPNALKSFHEAFPDVEVVLQELPFPDQMTGLAAGELQIAFAFGDNGSNSPHFQRLLVLQSSLGIAVARNHRLIRRPQLSLKELVDENFVCIGTECNSDHADHLRRLFASEGLKPRRIKYCQGFDSLASIIASGHGISLMLHALETYRNLEMKIVPLEGATEHLELHMWAVWRKDEASQLVHNFIKLLKPETKGRKAYPAPTVLRAA, from the coding sequence ATGGAACTCAGACATCTCCGCTACTTCACCGTCGTTGCTGAGGAACTGAATTTCCGTCGTGCCGCCGAACGCCTGCATCTCACCCGTCCGGCGCTCAGCAAACAGATCAAAGATTTGGAAGATGAACTCGGCGTCCGCCTACTGGAACGCAACACCGTGCGTGCCTCGCTTACGGATGCCGGACGCGTCTATCTCGTTGAAGCACAACAGATTTTAGCTCACGCCCAACGCGCCGCTGCCTTGGCCAAAGAAGCCGCGGCGGGACGTCGCGGAACACTCACAGTGGGCAGTGCAGGAGCTCTCGCTCCCATCTTTCTGCCCAACGCGCTGAAGTCATTTCACGAGGCTTTTCCCGATGTGGAAGTGGTGTTGCAGGAGCTGCCCTTTCCAGACCAGATGACCGGCCTGGCCGCAGGTGAATTGCAGATCGCTTTTGCTTTTGGAGATAACGGCAGTAATTCACCCCATTTTCAGCGACTGCTCGTGCTGCAATCTTCCCTCGGCATCGCTGTGGCTCGCAATCATCGGCTCATCCGTCGCCCGCAGCTTTCGCTCAAAGAACTGGTCGATGAAAATTTCGTGTGTATCGGCACCGAATGTAATTCCGACCATGCCGATCATTTACGCCGCCTCTTTGCCTCCGAGGGCTTGAAACCGCGCCGGATAAAATACTGCCAGGGCTTCGATTCACTCGCTTCTATCATCGCCAGCGGGCACGGCATCTCGCTCATGTTGCACGCGCTGGAGACATATCGAAATCTGGAGATGAAGATCGTGCCCCTCGAAGGCGCGACGGAACATCTGGAACTGCATATGTGGGCCGTGTGGCGGAAGGATGAAGCGTCACAACTTGTGCACAACTTCATCAAGCTCCTAAAGCCTGAAACTAAAGGGCGAAAAGCATATCCGGCTCCGACGGTTTTGCGGGCTGCTTGA
- a CDS encoding efflux RND transporter periplasmic adaptor subunit, whose translation MKSFYAGVMVVLLVLTGAGCGKKKEGPPPAQPPVEVTVVTVKEEPVSVITELPGRISPVRVAEVRARVPGILLEKKFQEGADVKAGDLLFQIDPAPLKATISSAKAVQARAEANLKQAQSQANRYKELVEINAVSRQEFENATASVQVYEAEVLAAKATVETAGLNLGYASVTAPISGRIGRTLVTEGALVGQNEATPMAVIQQLDPVYFDFTQSTTDLLKLQRALKEGKLKSVAPNEAAVTLILEDGTTYPQAGRLLFTDISVEQGTGMVTLRAEFPNPDRTLLPGMFARAKVEQAVNTQAITVLQRAVTRGANGSASVMLVKADETVESRMIKADTANGDRWIVASGLKAGERVVVEGLQKIRPGAKVTTKPFDPNAPLNTNQPPAAVTNATKKAAH comes from the coding sequence ATGAAATCGTTTTATGCAGGTGTGATGGTAGTGCTCCTGGTGCTGACAGGAGCGGGATGCGGCAAAAAGAAGGAAGGCCCGCCGCCCGCGCAGCCGCCCGTGGAAGTCACCGTGGTGACGGTGAAGGAAGAGCCGGTGAGCGTCATCACGGAGTTGCCGGGGCGCATCAGTCCCGTGCGTGTGGCGGAAGTGCGCGCCCGTGTGCCCGGCATCTTGCTGGAAAAGAAATTTCAAGAAGGCGCGGATGTGAAGGCGGGCGATCTGCTCTTCCAGATCGATCCTGCGCCGTTGAAGGCCACGATCAGCAGCGCGAAAGCGGTTCAGGCACGCGCGGAAGCGAATCTGAAACAGGCGCAATCGCAGGCGAACCGTTACAAGGAACTGGTGGAGATCAACGCTGTCTCCCGTCAGGAATTCGAGAACGCCACGGCTTCTGTGCAGGTGTATGAAGCGGAAGTGCTCGCGGCTAAGGCGACGGTGGAGACGGCAGGATTAAATCTCGGCTATGCCAGTGTGACGGCACCGATCTCCGGTCGCATCGGGCGCACATTGGTGACGGAAGGTGCCTTGGTGGGACAGAACGAGGCGACGCCCATGGCGGTCATCCAGCAATTAGACCCGGTCTATTTCGATTTCACGCAATCCACCACGGACCTGCTGAAACTTCAGCGCGCGTTGAAAGAAGGCAAACTCAAAAGCGTAGCTCCCAATGAAGCGGCAGTGACGTTGATCCTCGAAGACGGCACGACTTATCCGCAAGCTGGCCGTTTGCTTTTTACGGACATCTCCGTTGAGCAGGGCACGGGCATGGTGACCTTGCGCGCAGAGTTCCCGAATCCAGATCGCACGCTGTTGCCGGGCATGTTCGCGCGGGCAAAGGTGGAGCAAGCGGTGAACACGCAGGCGATCACAGTATTACAACGCGCGGTGACGCGTGGGGCGAACGGCTCCGCAAGCGTGATGCTGGTGAAGGCGGATGAGACCGTCGAATCCCGTATGATCAAAGCTGACACCGCGAATGGTGATCGCTGGATTGTGGCGAGTGGATTGAAAGCCGGTGAACGTGTGGTGGTGGAAGGTCTGCAGAAGATCCGCCCCGGTGCGAAGGTGACGACGAAGCCGTTTGATCCGAATGCACCGTTGAACACGAACCAGCCGCCAGCGGCTGTCACCAATGCGACCAAGAAGGCCGCGCACTGA
- a CDS encoding efflux RND transporter permease subunit: MAKFFIDRPVFAWVVSILIMVLGALSITQLPVAQYPNVAPPSISVSATYAGASAETLQDTVTSVIEQQLNGIDNLLYMSSSSDASGQATVTLYFQPGTNPDTAQVQVQNKVQLATPSLPQTVQQQGITVAKATRNFMMFFTLSTPDGSLDEIALGNYIAASVLDPIRRVSGVGEAMMFGTQYAMRIWMNPEKLTSYGLTADDIRTAIQNQNAQIPVGQLGARPSVEGQQLNVILQGRSTLRTVEEFENILLRYNTDGSRVRLKDVARVEMGGQDYSTQARVNGHPSAAVAVKLAPSANALNTAKAVRQKVEDLSKFFPPGVEVNYPLDTSAFVDISIKEVIKTLAEAILLVFLVMYLFLQNIRTTLIPTIVVPVALLGTFGIMFAFGFSINVLTMFGMVLAIGILVDDAIVVVENVERIMSEEGLSPLEATRKAMSQITGALIGISLVLTAVFIPMAFFSGSVGTIYRQFSLALVASMLFSVFLAMSLTPALCATLLKPVEKGHHHEKGGFFGWFNRTFAKTTTRYQSWVAGILKWTGTSMVAFLAIVVAVGFLYIRMPSSFLPEEDQGYFLTNIQLPVGATQARTSEVLKQVEDYYLAQPEIESFITVSGFSFNGRGQNSALSFARLKDWKERKGADHTVQAVIRRAFGHFSSIKDAIIFPLNPPAISELGNSAGFDFQLQDLAGLGHEKLLAAKNQLLAEAANNPHVTGVRMQGLEDAAQLKIEIDEDKASVLGVSLGDINTTLQTALGSSYINNFVNGNRIQRVIVQLDAPYRMTPDDITKIFVRNKAGTMVPLSAFTSLKWIYGAPQLQTYNGFPSVQIVGAAPVGGSTGVAMDAMEEMASKLPAGIGYEWTGQSYEERLSGSQAPMLYALSILIVFLCLAALYESWSIPVAVLLVVPLGVLGALIAASMRGLPNDVYFKVGLLTTVGLATKNAILIIEYAKDLQATGKGLMESILEAVHLRLRPILMTSMAFVLGVLPLVISRGAGSASQNAIGTGVAGGMISATVLAIFFVPVFYVVIRRMFKDKKAPEPPLAGTEPLKPSTEGGHHA; this comes from the coding sequence ATGGCCAAATTTTTCATCGACCGGCCGGTTTTTGCGTGGGTGGTGTCCATCCTCATCATGGTGTTGGGGGCACTCTCCATCACGCAGTTGCCGGTGGCGCAGTATCCGAACGTTGCACCGCCATCCATCTCGGTATCGGCGACGTATGCCGGTGCTTCTGCTGAAACGTTACAGGATACGGTGACTTCTGTGATCGAGCAGCAGCTCAATGGTATCGACAACCTGCTCTACATGTCGTCCTCCAGCGATGCATCTGGTCAGGCGACGGTGACGCTGTATTTCCAACCGGGAACGAATCCAGACACGGCGCAAGTGCAGGTGCAGAATAAGGTGCAGCTTGCCACGCCGAGTTTGCCACAGACAGTGCAGCAGCAAGGCATCACGGTGGCGAAGGCCACGCGTAATTTCATGATGTTCTTCACGCTGTCCACGCCGGACGGCAGCCTGGATGAGATCGCGCTGGGTAATTACATCGCGGCCAGTGTGCTAGACCCCATCCGCCGTGTCTCCGGCGTGGGTGAAGCGATGATGTTCGGCACCCAGTATGCCATGCGCATCTGGATGAATCCTGAGAAGCTGACGAGCTATGGGCTCACGGCGGATGACATCCGCACGGCCATCCAAAACCAGAATGCGCAAATCCCTGTGGGTCAGTTGGGCGCGCGTCCCTCGGTTGAAGGCCAGCAACTCAACGTCATCTTGCAGGGACGTTCCACGCTGCGAACGGTGGAGGAGTTCGAGAATATCTTGCTGCGTTACAATACCGATGGTTCGCGGGTGCGGCTCAAGGACGTGGCGCGTGTGGAGATGGGTGGTCAGGATTATTCCACGCAAGCCCGTGTGAATGGGCATCCCTCGGCGGCAGTGGCCGTGAAGCTCGCGCCTTCGGCTAATGCCTTGAACACGGCGAAAGCAGTGCGCCAGAAGGTGGAAGACCTCTCCAAGTTCTTCCCGCCGGGTGTGGAAGTGAATTACCCGCTGGATACCTCGGCCTTCGTGGATATCTCGATCAAGGAAGTGATCAAGACGCTGGCCGAAGCGATCTTGCTGGTGTTCCTCGTGATGTATCTCTTTTTGCAGAACATCCGCACGACTTTGATCCCCACGATCGTAGTGCCGGTGGCCTTGCTGGGCACGTTCGGCATTATGTTCGCCTTCGGTTTCTCCATCAACGTGCTGACGATGTTCGGCATGGTGCTGGCCATCGGTATTCTCGTGGATGATGCGATCGTGGTGGTGGAAAACGTGGAACGCATCATGAGCGAAGAAGGGCTGTCGCCATTGGAAGCCACACGTAAGGCGATGAGCCAGATCACCGGGGCGCTCATCGGCATCTCGCTTGTGCTCACGGCGGTGTTCATCCCCATGGCATTCTTCAGCGGTTCTGTGGGCACGATTTACCGGCAGTTCTCCCTCGCACTCGTCGCGTCAATGTTGTTCTCCGTGTTCCTCGCGATGTCACTGACGCCAGCCTTGTGCGCTACCTTGCTCAAGCCGGTGGAGAAGGGGCATCATCATGAGAAGGGTGGCTTCTTCGGCTGGTTCAATCGCACGTTCGCGAAAACGACGACGCGTTATCAATCATGGGTCGCAGGCATCCTGAAATGGACGGGCACTTCGATGGTGGCATTTCTGGCCATCGTGGTGGCGGTGGGCTTCCTCTATATTCGGATGCCGTCCTCCTTCTTGCCAGAAGAAGATCAGGGCTACTTCCTCACAAACATCCAGTTGCCTGTGGGTGCCACGCAAGCGCGCACATCTGAAGTGTTGAAGCAGGTGGAGGATTATTACCTCGCGCAACCGGAGATCGAGAGTTTCATCACGGTATCCGGTTTCAGCTTCAACGGTCGTGGGCAGAACTCCGCGCTCTCGTTCGCACGCTTGAAGGATTGGAAAGAGCGCAAAGGCGCGGATCATACCGTGCAGGCGGTCATCCGTCGTGCCTTCGGCCATTTCTCGAGCATCAAAGACGCGATCATCTTCCCGCTGAATCCACCGGCTATCTCGGAGCTGGGCAATTCCGCTGGCTTCGACTTCCAGTTGCAAGACCTGGCGGGCTTGGGACATGAGAAGTTGCTCGCGGCGAAAAATCAGTTGCTCGCGGAAGCGGCGAATAATCCGCATGTCACCGGCGTGCGTATGCAAGGGCTCGAAGACGCCGCGCAGTTGAAGATCGAGATCGATGAGGACAAGGCGAGCGTGCTGGGTGTGTCCCTCGGTGACATCAATACGACGCTGCAAACGGCGCTCGGTTCGAGCTACATCAACAACTTCGTGAACGGCAACCGCATCCAGCGCGTGATCGTGCAACTGGATGCGCCTTACCGCATGACGCCGGATGACATCACCAAGATCTTCGTGCGGAACAAAGCGGGCACCATGGTGCCGCTCTCGGCCTTCACGAGCCTGAAGTGGATCTACGGCGCGCCACAGTTGCAGACGTATAACGGCTTTCCTTCCGTGCAGATCGTCGGTGCTGCACCAGTTGGTGGCAGCACGGGCGTGGCGATGGATGCGATGGAAGAGATGGCGAGCAAACTGCCTGCGGGCATCGGCTACGAATGGACGGGGCAATCCTATGAGGAACGTCTTTCCGGCTCACAAGCGCCGATGCTCTACGCGCTCTCCATCCTCATCGTGTTCCTGTGCCTGGCCGCGCTCTATGAGAGTTGGTCCATCCCGGTGGCAGTGCTGCTGGTGGTGCCGTTGGGTGTGTTAGGCGCACTCATCGCAGCATCGATGCGCGGGTTGCCAAACGATGTGTATTTCAAAGTCGGCTTGCTCACGACGGTGGGTCTCGCGACGAAGAACGCGATCTTGATCATCGAGTATGCGAAGGATTTGCAGGCGACCGGCAAAGGCTTGATGGAATCCATTCTGGAAGCCGTGCATTTGCGGTTGCGGCCGATCTTGATGACGTCGATGGCATTTGTGCTGGGCGTGTTGCCGCTGGTGATCAGCCGCGGAGCCGGTTCCGCGAGCCAGAACGCGATCGGCACGGGTGTGGCCGGTGGCATGATCTCGGCAACAGTGCTGGCGATCTTCTTTGTGCCAGTATTCTACGTCGTCATCCGGCGGATGTTCAAAGATAAAAAAGCGCCCGAACCGCCACTAGCGGGGACGGAACCGCTCAAGCCTTCGACGGAAGGAGGTCACCATGCGTAA
- a CDS encoding efflux transporter outer membrane subunit, whose protein sequence is MRKIYWSMAMTAALLTGCTMTPKYERPAAPVAGTWPASVTATNGVSTVAAELAWQDFFQDARLKQVIGLALANNRDLRVAALNVEISRAQYRIQRADLLPTADAGAAFTRQRTAATAFSGPTIGNQYSVSGVASYELDLFGRVRSLKSQALERFFATEEARRSAHIALIGEVALQYLNHQSLMEQVKLAEQTLKTVTDSLNLTQKRFELGDTSQLDVRSAESLVQRSRASLAAYQQQLAQAENALTFLVGAPLPADLPPQTPLNDKGAMAEVSAGMPADLLQRRPDILAAEHELKAANANIGAARAAFFPRILLTAGGGTASAQLSDLFTGPSMAWNFSPQITVPIFEGGRNRANLDVAKLSKEVEVAQYEKAIQTTFREVADALIVKTWIDEQMSAGQALVTAQQQRFTLADARYKRGVDSYLAVLTAQQDLYAAQQTLINVRFVRLANQVTLYRVLGGGWSEPKKD, encoded by the coding sequence ATGCGTAAGATTTATTGGTCAATGGCAATGACAGCAGCCCTGCTCACGGGCTGCACGATGACACCGAAGTATGAGCGACCAGCGGCACCGGTCGCGGGCACGTGGCCCGCTTCAGTTACTGCGACGAACGGCGTCAGCACCGTGGCAGCAGAGCTGGCGTGGCAGGACTTCTTCCAAGACGCGCGCTTGAAACAGGTGATCGGACTGGCACTGGCGAATAATCGCGATTTGCGCGTGGCCGCGCTGAATGTGGAGATCTCGCGGGCACAGTATCGCATCCAGCGGGCAGACTTGTTGCCGACGGCGGATGCGGGTGCTGCGTTCACCCGGCAGCGCACTGCGGCGACGGCTTTCAGCGGGCCGACCATTGGTAATCAATACAGCGTGTCCGGTGTGGCGTCGTATGAATTGGACTTGTTCGGGCGCGTGCGGAGCTTGAAGAGCCAGGCGCTCGAACGTTTCTTTGCGACTGAAGAAGCGCGGCGCAGTGCGCACATCGCGCTGATCGGTGAAGTGGCGTTGCAATATCTGAACCATCAATCGCTGATGGAGCAGGTGAAGCTGGCCGAGCAAACGCTCAAGACGGTGACTGATTCGCTGAACCTCACGCAGAAGCGTTTCGAGCTAGGTGATACATCACAACTGGATGTGCGCTCGGCGGAATCGCTGGTGCAACGTTCACGCGCAAGCCTTGCAGCATATCAACAGCAACTGGCGCAGGCGGAGAATGCGTTGACGTTCCTCGTAGGCGCACCGTTGCCTGCCGATCTGCCGCCACAGACGCCTTTGAATGACAAGGGCGCGATGGCGGAAGTGTCCGCAGGTATGCCAGCAGATTTGTTGCAGCGTCGTCCAGACATCTTGGCGGCGGAGCATGAGTTGAAGGCGGCGAATGCGAATATCGGTGCTGCCCGGGCGGCGTTCTTTCCGCGCATCTTGCTGACGGCGGGTGGCGGTACGGCGAGCGCGCAGCTCTCCGATCTGTTCACGGGGCCATCCATGGCGTGGAACTTCTCGCCGCAGATCACGGTGCCGATCTTCGAGGGTGGACGGAATCGCGCAAACCTCGATGTGGCGAAGCTAAGCAAGGAAGTGGAAGTGGCACAGTATGAGAAGGCCATCCAGACAACATTTCGCGAGGTGGCAGATGCGCTGATCGTGAAGACGTGGATCGATGAGCAGATGTCCGCTGGGCAAGCATTAGTGACAGCGCAGCAACAGCGGTTCACGCTGGCGGATGCGCGCTACAAACGCGGAGTGGACAGCTACCTTGCGGTACTCACGGCGCAGCAAGACTTGTATGCAGCACAGCAGACGTTGATCAACGTCCGGTTCGTGCGTCTGGCGAACCAGGTGACGTTGTATCGCGTGCTGGGTGGCGGCTGGAGCGAGCCGAAGAAGGATTGA